GTTATATTTCCAATCAGTGCAGTCTCCTGTATCTGCGTTAAATTCAGTAACGTTAGCTGAAAACGAGCTTCTCTACTTACCAGGTAACTGTACTTCCGGCTCGTAACATCCTGCTATTAGCAACTAATGGCAAATATGGGTGTCTATCAGATTTCTTTCTGATatcaattttaattcatttttccaTATGAGACACTTAGGTTAGCGGCGTGGCTACAAGGGCATAGCATGCCACTAGTGTCAAGTGCTGCTCGAGTGGAAGTAGTTCCTGGTCCACAATGTGACGTCATGCTGTCATATTAAAAGTCAGCAGAGCCAAAAGTCTTAAGGACTTTTAACTATGTCATCAAACCTGTCTAGCAATCTAATTTCTTCTGGCAgtatattgttaatttatttttcacaaatgtcAAACTTTGCCTCTATTTGAAGTGATTCTTTCCCATACTATAAAGTTTACTATAactcataaataattataagaaTACCAACAACACATTTCTTAAGAACAATGATTTTATCTTTCTTACTTGCTGATTacggtgatgttttttttttacctgtttgtattttttcccctttcCTTTTCAAAGTGGAAGAGAaactacatacacaaacacagagaggaTAACTAACTATAATGACATTTATTGCTGCCGTGAGATCAGaaaatgtaaaactgaaaaaaaaaggatgttatAAGACTCGATCAAATCTAATTTCTCCCTGAGATTACTTGGATGATTGCAGTACAAATTAATTCCACTAGAGGGGCAAATTTGACACTGTACAGCAAAAGCAATTGAGCAACTGGCTTTAATAACAGAATCTTTAACTTATGATCTAATAAAACGACTTTAGAACTAAGACTTCAGTCATCCTCACTGGTGAAGGTAATAAGGTAAGTTGAAGAAGGAATGTATTCTTTTCTGTAATGAATGTCCCGTCAGTTGAACAAAGATCGTACTGAGTGCATTGTCTTCCTCCTTGAGTGTCATCAGTTGGCAAGGTCAAATTTTATTAAACTGGTGGTGCTCTTTGTTCAGGTTCTGGACTGTGAATAGTGTATAGACAAGTTTTTCAGGCACACTGCATGTGCCTATGGCATGTAACCTCTTTGGATTATGCCACGATATTGATATATTATAGACTACCTATTGGGTATGAAAGTGGGTGGGGTGGTGGTGGTGTAGAAACTAATTTTGCACTCAGAACTTGCTAGTAAATTTATCAAATAATTACcaaaataagcacacacatatacaagtacattttagtttatatattacaaatataataaattctCTTCGTGTGTTGATTAAAATACAGGTTTGATTTGACATTTTCAATGTGAAAGTTCGTAGTCACAAAAGTCTGCTACGCTGTAACTAGGTGCTCTGGTTGACACATGTTGTAAAATGTCAATTGAATGCACACTGCCATAACAAGTTTAGGTCAATCATAGCTCTTAGCTAGTACACGAGACATGATCAATTTTTGTTTGTGCCTGTAACGTACTGTAGTTATGAGACCAAGGCTGCTGTCTCCCTGTATGCATTCAGCCTAGAAAAGAGCAAAGGTCTCTTCACACGTTTCAGTTAATCTAGGTTAAAGTCATTGAAAATTAAGAATCCAAggaaaacactgaaaatatattaaaattacataccATGTCGTTTCTATGTTAGACGCCTTAAGGATAGTGGTTATCGTCATAAGTCACTCGCACTTTCTCCTCAGTGCGGTAAACTAAGTCATGGGGCCTTCTAAGGCCTAATAAACTCTCTCAGGCCATGTAAATGGCAACTTAACCCAGTTCTGTACAGACAGAGCACAGTATAAACTACTAGTATTAACTAGTATTGTAAATGGCAATCTCAGGATTGACTTTTCTATTCTGTACATAGAGCGAATAATAACTTAAGAGTCCATTCCCACATGTAAATGCTGTTGTCATCAGAACCTTAGAGTGTGTAGGTGACCTCCTCTAGAGACGATTACTTATACTGCGTGTGATACAACACAACAGGATTGGCTCCAATTTTAGAAGCACTCTGTCCTATTTGGACCATACGTTCATTATTCAGAGCTCTTTTTAGAAACCAAGAACAGATATTGTCCTCCCTGCTTTTTTTAGATGGGAGCATATGAAATAAAGACTATTTTAGTGTATGAAAACACCTGAAATAAAACTACGAAAAGGGGGGCCTTTATATCAAATAAACAGTTGCTTCATGCACAAAAGTTTGGGAACAAGactgttttactgtaataatgttcaacatttctgattctgattctgattcatttaTCCATGCTGAATTgctctgtcatgatcctgccctcgtgtccttgatttttcctagtcttgaggcaggatcatggcagacccttgttttgtgtacaagcgcatggccttgtctttgggccatgtgcttgtgttgtctcgttcccttgccccgccccccttgttaacctagtcgtgtcttgattgtcctatctgtaacacctgtcgtgtcttgattagtacccctatttagatctcctagtgtgctctgtcttgcgtcggttcattgtgttacttatgtgcttctcagatgtgttccacactggtgactgtgattgtatcctgtataccgtgagtgtttgtttatagttagtgtttagtgtctttatctggtcagccctgtcttgtttggttatttagtccttaccctagcccttgttttccccctcgtgggtttttgttttccctttttgtatttaataaacccttttgtgttgaatcctgtctgcacttgagttcctcccttgcaaaccctgacatgCTCCTTTTGTCAGGAAGATGTTGTATTTGGTCACACTCAACCCAACCCTGAAAGACCTCTTTTACTTGTCATCCACTACAACATGATTATTCAACTTTAAACCCATGATACAATCAAAATTATGTGAATACCTGCATGTCATGGCAAGATAGGAAGATTAAGGTTCTTGAATTGCAAAAATTGTTCATTTAGATTTCTTTGATTAGAAACACCTTGTTGTGTTGATGTATGTAAGGCACAGTCCTTGAGGCATGGATTAGTCTAAAACCATTTACTGAAGGTGAGTACAGGTCTTTCTTGTACATCTGAGAGATCACATATTGTATTTTCTTCTTACAGTATAGAATTTCATTTGGATAATAAGGAGCTAAAAAAATAGTTGTAGTTGTTTGTTTTACACATTCTCATATTGCTTTTGTTTGAAAAATCTGTTGAGAAAATGTAATATCTAaagtcagtgattttttttattttaatatactgtacactAAAGTATGTTtgatacatatgtgtgtgtgcatgtgtacatACATTGAATCAatcaaaaattgaaataaataaattcatttgaaataaatgctattcttttgaggatcattcatcaaagaatccagaattTTTTTAAGCTGGTTTCACGACTGGTTTCAACATTCAAAATTATTAGAAAATGGCTTCTTAAGCACAAAATCGATATgtgatttctgcaggatcatgtgacattaaagacttgAGTAATTGCCACAAACttttatcaaattaataaatcacaatttaaaatatataaaaatataagacagaaatttttaattgtaaaatatttcaaattaaccCAGTCTTTAAGTAAATGCAGACTTGAGTGTAAGATGCTGTTAAAGACATTCAGAATTCTCCATGTACATAGGACATAGACATCCAAAATATTTCCCCATATTTCCATTCCGTTTCAACCATAACTAATGAAGgtaatatttcttgctgaacacaaggaaaaaaataagtaaataggtGTTTGGTGACCTAGAATTCACAGAGTTCCCACGACAACACCAAGGACAAGGGCAAAGATCAAACAGACATGGCCACAGGTGTTATGTATCATCAGTGACTCTGTCCTATCATACTGTACGCTCTGTTGCCCCAGAGTCCAGCGGTGGGAACAACTGGAGCGGGACAGTAGACGAAGCTTGGGGGTGGTTGCTGTGTGCCCTAGATTGCTTCTTCCTGAAGGGGAGGGGGTTTATCATATTCTAAAATGGGGTCAGCTGAAAATACATGGTAAAACACATGCAGCTGTAACATTTGGAATCTGAGGCTAATTTGTGAATGGCTAAATGTGGTGCATTTTGCAAATATACAGTGAAGCTTGATATAGGCAGACATAAATGTTTGGTTGAtggttcatgcaaaaaaaaaataaagtccatACAATGAGTCAAAGAGGTCCAATgatgaaaacattaaaatgtatcttaagttTGGTGAAAATATTAATGCTTTACAACATACATTATAAAggcatatataataaattacacaCAAAGGCTTCAAATAAACTGTTACCCAACTGATATTACAGCATTAATGGTTATACTACAAGGCATTTGTCATGATTAGAACAAAGTGTACCTATTGTATTCAATAGATGTCATCTGCATCGATTGGCAGCCTTGATTTACTCATTGCAGACAGTTCTGAAACATAGATACACAATCACACGGACTCACGCATACTGGTTCTCGCCTGCAGCAGTCCATAATTATTGAGAGGTTTGATGTGCTCAGTGAGTGGAAAGTATGGGAGAATTGGAGTTGCACAGAGTGTGTGTGACTAACTCCCACCCTCAGGCCCATCGCTCTGTAATGGAAAGATTAAAAGCAGAGCACCAACCCAAAAAcaccatcctctctctctctctctctctccctctctctgtctgtctatctagctCACCCTCTCCCTCCTCTACCTGTTTCCCACATCTATATAATATTCTCCTCCCTCTCCTGTTAAATAGATTACACTTCAACAAAAGCTGTGTGTGCATATCTTTGGGTCGGCTTAGAGCAATTAAACCCACACATTGTGAGCACCTAACTGGAGGAATCTAATTGCAACTACCGCCAAGCCCAGCCCAGCCCATCATATACAGTCTGGAGTCTGGACTTCAAATTGCCTTCCACGAAAGAGTTCCTTGGAAGCTCCAGGACAAGCAGCGGCGGCAGCAGCAGTCCCGCCTGACCCAGCTGGATCATTGTACGCTCGGCTGCACCCTGGTGCGTTTTTTCTTTGCAGGAGACAGGAGCCTCACCGAGAGCTCCGCACACCGGTTCCCAAGCTGTCTCTTCGGCTGCTTCCCGCGTTTATTATGGACAATGACGAGGACGATGATGGGAACTTCACCAAGTGGATGAGCAGCTACTGGGGGCACGGGGTAGGGGACGAGCATGCCAAAGATAGGAAGAGAAGTTTTAGGAGGCCTTCACGCTACAAAGCTGACCGTCGTGCCTCTTTGCCCTGCATGGTAAGGTAGTGATcacacatgtggaattatgttTATAGAATGGGAATAATCAGTTATGCAGTAATAATTGTACAATACTAAACTAAAACAATATTGGATTATATAGTAAGAGTTTTCTGTTATAAAAATTATAGTGTCAACTGACTGGAAAAGTTATATtcaaagtcattttaaaatgacccAACAGTTAGGATAATATAGTATTCAGAAATTatcataatatattaataattctaaatgtataatataatttaaaaataatataaacttttttttataatttacaataattttttatatacgtttttaatttatagtaattaaatataattgtatagtGTTTTACATGATTCAGCTTAAAATTCTGATTTGATTACAAATGAAACGAGCAAACAGTAAGGATAAGgaactgtataatataatataatataatataatataatataatataatataatataatataatataatataatataatataatataataatgttatttcaaaAGGTATTTACAGCCTACAACAGCAAGAACCTAAATCCACAACATTGACCaagcaaataaatatagtaaattgTTAAATAATCTCATCAGTATTACATATAATATTCAGCAATGATCATGAACTAcaaacatattataaataaaatataaaaatgtgatattatttataataattaaatactatattatattgtttaaaattcTTAAACTTAAAATTCTGATTTGACGAGGCATGTTCAAAGTCATTAATGAGGCAACAGTTATGATTATGAACTATGTTGCTTGGCTTGTTTTAGATATGATATGAtcataaactataaatatattacaattataaatacattatatatatatatatatatatatatatatatatatatatatatatatatatatatatatatatatatatatatataattattaaatgtaaaagtcTGATATGCTGAgacaaaattattgtaaaaaaggTTATTGGGTTAGGAACTATATCATTCAAATACatcaacttaattttattttattaattaatgaattagactgtaaaatatataataaatataatattcataaaTGATCATGaccacaatattataattttagaattaattaatataaatattaaataaaattttatattttttataataattcaaataattttatacagtttaaaattattataaataatattcataattattaaCAATAGATCCAACTGTTTATTAAGCATTGATGTCTTTTATTATTGTACTGTTGCTGCCATTTTATAAAAGgaatgatatattttatatatccatAAGAATCCATTATATCCATTATACATCCATAAGAAAGGATGTATTTGTCCCTTACTGTGGTAAATAAAACACTGTAAGACAGCCTCACACCTTATTTCTTTAATTCATCTGGGAGCCAGCTAATCCTTTATCAATGTCCGATGTAAGTAGAGGTCCAGCAGGGGTCTATTACTGTGTGTTTATGGCTTAAGACATGGTTTTTGCTGTTTTACATGTAACCTGAGCTGATCATATAAACAAAGTTGGGTAACAcattttttggatgaaaacccATAAAAGGAAAGAGTGCTCTGATTAGCAATATAGTGACCCAGCAGCAATTTGTTCTCTTCCCCCACACATCAGCACTTCACATGCGCTTTCTTACACATACTTAATATACTATGCATATATCTACAGCTGGTTGGTGTGCAAAGTAGATTAAATGAATTACAGTGATATCTTGAGTAGAAAGCAGTTCTCTCTTGAAAATAAGATCAAATCCTTTCACATAAGTTTACCACTTGCTTTATATGTCACAGTATCTATTTGTTTTGTTGCTGAAATCATATTATTCATTATGCTAAGATCTGATTGAAATGccatcagtgtaaaaaaaaatattccaaaggTCACAAGCTAAGGTGGCTTTGCATGATTTTACATGCGCAGAATCTAACTAAATTGGAACAGAAAATTGACCTTTTTGTGGGAATTTAATAATTCAATCAATCCTTACATACTTATGTACCTATTTATATAGATTTTCAGCATTCCATGGTGGCATGATGGCATGTTAAATAggtttatacattttctcagattgttttcctttttcttttctttttttttcttttttttttaatgtgtaatatTCTGCAAGCAGCAGATAAGTACATGTCTGAACTATGTTGCATTAGGTCAGGAAACTAGTTTTGGAAATGCATACATGCTGAGTATATCTTGGGGAAAGTAATTTAGCTATTTGGGAACAGCTTAATCCAGCCCAAGAGGCAGTAGTGAATGGCAGTAAATAGCTCAAGGTTAATAGGTGAAGCTCCTATGATTAGCTTGTCTTCAAGTGAAATGCTTACACAAGTCATTATGGGCTGCTCAAGTATAATTAACCTATTTTGACCCTTTCCATGGTAGAGCGTACAGACTATTATGTATATTTACTGCAATTATGTGCAAAATGATTATACAAGTTTCTTATACAGGTGTTTATATTGAACCCTAACTTTATTATTCATTTGCTATAGGAAATCACAAATGCTTACCCATGTATGTCATTCAGCTCAATATAAAATATCTACTATActtcaaaatgtacaaataatcAATGGTCATTCATGAGATTAATTAATTCAGCATTTAATGATTCTGATTATTTAAATaagattaacattattattaatgtgttgcTTATTACTTTTTCCGTGTCCTGGTCTTTCTCCCGCTTTTCATATCTTGGATTCTGTATTGAAAAGTCTCAGCTAGAAGCAATGCAGGTGAATCATCACCATGCTAACACCATGGCCCCTGGCCCTTCCCACCTAAAGGGCCGTGAGGAGAAGGAGGTGCACTCTCATCCTCGTGCCCGCCGTGTATCTTCAGACGAAAACAGCCGAACCAAAGCGGTGGGACCTGAATGTCACATCAGCACCATTCCAGAGCTCACTGAGTGCTTAGAGAAGAGGCTACGTCTCAATAACCAGAAGGTGAGGAACCAGAAGATGTCATGTCACATACAGCACACcagaaaagtctttaaaaaatactaaaaatgtctcaatatcATTGCATACGATTCAAATATCGAACCAGCATAAGTCACCAGTATGCTTTTTAAGATCAGGGGAGTTAAGATTACCTCCAAGGCTGTTATTAGCTGGCTTCCAttaaccccccccaccccccaaaccTCAGTCCAATCTGGGTCATGGCACAAGTGTAACCCCTCTGGTTCTACTTAACCTGCTATGAGCAGGATTCAAATGGGAGGCGGGCACGCTAACAAGGACACTAAAGACCAGGACCCCTAGTGTCAGTAGGTGCTTTTTGAGATCAGGGGAGGGAGTTTTATCTGAACAGCTCTTACTAGTTGGCCTCCATTACACCAGGCCTCACACTATGTGCCTGTGCACAAATTGAACATGAATTTACCAATTAGCCATGTTGTGGCTAATTTACACAGAGATTTGTTTTCAAAAATAGCATTTTCAGCCCCCAAGATGCCAGTGTCATGCAAATGAATGGttgaaatgcattaaatgttttgttgtgtGTAAATACCCCATTTGTTCATCTCGTTAATATCCTCTTAAATGGAaaggctttttttattattatcatttatataaCACATCCCAATTcactacattcttaaaaataaaggtgcttcaaaggGTTCTTCAAGCTATGCCATAGAATaatcatttttggttccacaaagaaccattcagtcaaaggttctttaaagaaccatctctttcttacctttttataatctgaagaacttttTTTAGCCATAAAGAAaacttcagatgttaaaggttctttcgtgaagcagctttatttttgtgtattgtaTGTCTACAACATTTTCAAGTTCAATTTCAATTATTTTGCTTTAGTGTTTACTTAATGTTCATAAACAAAAAAGAGACCAAAAATGGAGATAAGCTGAAGGCcattgtcaaagaaacctgggcttccagaccacctcagcagcgccacaaactgatcacttcCATGCCATGCTGacttgaggcagtaattaaaacaaaaggagcacctaccaagtattgagtacatgtacagtaaatgaacatactttccagaaggccaacaattcactttttttgtattggtcttatgaagtattctgatttgttgagatcGGAACTGAAATTGTTCCAATCTCATCACAATTAacagaaccaaagacttagactactttgtgcactgaattcatttaatacaagcgtttcacaatttgagtagaattactgaaataaatgaacttttcccacaacattttaatttaaagggggggtgaaatgctcgttttcactcaatatcctgttaatcttgagtacctatagagtagtactgcatccttcataactccaaaaagtctttagttttattatatttataagagaaagatagtctgtaccgatttttcccggaaaaacacgagtggctggaggcgtgacatgtgggcggagctaaagaatcacgagcgccagtaggcttttgtgttgagagcgtttggaagctgtgacattaccatgaggaaaaaaacatccaaaacaaaccacggctaacagtcagattcagcgtatatttatgatccagaatcagatccagaggctgaaatttaacaagagcagaatcagcaacgacatctctatgtggtatgtactgaaactgtatatatttgcttagcggttttggaaaatgactaagttccactttgtcgtctttttttttttaagctgtacatgtggaaagtgcagtttgatgacaacatcgcatgttgtttacttgatgtgcttacgcgccgatagctaagttaacaacacagagatatttgaagcagttttactcaccgcatgcggttccaacacacaatcgtgaccctttttcgttgggattgcattatccttaagaaataaacgatgtgcaaatccggcgtcaaactgggccttgtttgtaaaacaagcattttcgaaatgcaggggaacaaacacaaacacttgcagaactctgttgatgctctgtaaaaataaactccatccactggtcccctaatgatgtttttttttttggtaatctgtgcaaggttgtcttgcccttttttttgtgacaattcggtctctcgctctgatcagtgaatgtctgtgctctcagtgctctgctatacgggagcgcgcgctcttccgggagaagtgcccttaggacccatataaggaaattccgctccatctaacgtcacacagagccatactcaaaaaaaactttccgaaacttgtgacaaaccggaagaggtatttttggaacaaaaatactacttcaaacgtacaacttaattttttaaactttgtccatgtttagcatgggaatccaactctttaacattgtaaaaaacatttcaccccccctttaatgagaTGCAtctcatatattttaatatgcataaagtgcattaatataataatataacacttTTTGATGATTTTCTCTGGTTTGTTTGTAGGGTAATGCAGATAGCAAATGTCTTATTTGCCATGAAGGACTACGGAATGGAAGGGGTGGCGTCCAAGAACTTCACTGTGGCCATCATTTTCACAAAGAGGTACACATTTCCTGCATCATTTCTCTCCTCTTGTTGTCTTCTAACAGTATCAGATTGTTAACTGAAGCAGTGGGTTTATGGAAATAGAAGTTTACACATATCACCAAGTGAACAAGGGTATTTTCAAAATCTGTGCTTTTCCCCACCTGGCATGCATGTTTGTCTGGTTACTTGCTACTTTTGTACCAGCTATTACACTGAATCTGATGTTTCTGATTATGGATTGGGAAGGCAAAATGGCCGGAGCCCAGCGCACGTCCACGTAGTGGGAGTTCTGCACCTGCTTGTGAGCGAGGAAAGGAGATGCCTTTCTGCCCTGGACAAGAGGAATATAGCTTACCCCGTCGCCAACTCTCTTTACGTAGACAACgttgattgttttttgtttaaaatacagtctgaaaaataaaggttctttatatttattaattagatATAAAGGACCTTTACCATCTGTGGaacatttccattgcacaaaaggttcttcagTGGAAAAGGGTtctaaatattttgaagaaaaaaaaagttactttttttattattattattgtactgtaTGCATGAGAAGTAGTTAAACTAAACAGTAATCATTcagtatattacatatattttttaaacattttaattgtcagttttagtttgtttttaggttcaCTACTACTgcttaaaatttgtatttattttccaaaattacaaatcatttacattttataaacattGCTGTTTGAAATGTCATGATTTTGCACTTTTTGTCCTTTTCCTATATGGTGacataatgtaataatatgtttttttatagtCTGTGATTGTTGCTATTATTCATGATCTTGTTGTTCATTTTATACAGCTATTTTGGATTAGAAAACCAAACTgtgaatataaaatgttttgaCTTGTTTTTGATTTGGAATTATGGATGCTCTGTGAATGTGGTAAAATCCTGAATTTGCAGTCAGGAGCTGCTACAGTTGCTTGTTAAATGCATATGATGGAAATTAGCTGGTGGCAGC
This genomic window from Carassius gibelio isolate Cgi1373 ecotype wild population from Czech Republic chromosome A6, carGib1.2-hapl.c, whole genome shotgun sequence contains:
- the LOC128015695 gene encoding leukemia NUP98 fusion partner 1-like — translated: MDNDEDDDGNFTKWMSSYWGHGVGDEHAKDRKRSFRRPSRYKADRRASLPCMSQLEAMQVNHHHANTMAPGPSHLKGREEKEVHSHPRARRVSSDENSRTKAVGPECHISTIPELTECLEKRLRLNNQKGNADSKCLICHEGLRNGRGGVQELHCGHHFHKEAKWPEPSARPRSGSSAPACERGKEMPFCPGQEEYSLPRRQLSLRRQR